Proteins co-encoded in one Desulfitobacterium hafniense DCB-2 genomic window:
- the argH gene encoding argininosuccinate lyase, whose amino-acid sequence MKLWGGRFEKSTDALVEDFHSSISFDQRLYKQDIQGSIAHARMLGEIGVLTSAEAQQIIEGLKGILTDIREGKIQFEIGAEDIHMNVEKLLTERVGTVGKKVHTGRSRNDQVALDLRLFLREEIDHTQELLIALLRTVLDLAKEHQETYMPGYTHLQKAQPISFAHHMMAYAQMFLRDLGRLKDTRQRLNVSPLGSGALAGTTFPLEREMVAQELGFDGITWNSLDGVSDRDFALEFLSAASILMMHLSRLCEELVLWSTGEFQFVIMDDGYSTGSSIMPQKKNPDVAELVRGKTGRVYGDLVALLTVMKGLPLAYNKDMQEDKEQVFDAVDTIQKSLLVVEPMLRTMKVNKKAMAEGAKGGFTNATDLADYLAKKNVPFREAHEIVGKLVLYCSKRGCGLEDLTLKEFQEHSDVFAEDLFESIGIEYCVRQRHIPGGPSPESVAQAILWTEHILEQFTGG is encoded by the coding sequence ATGAAACTTTGGGGTGGTCGTTTTGAAAAATCAACAGATGCCTTAGTGGAGGATTTTCATTCCTCAATCTCCTTTGACCAACGGTTGTACAAGCAGGATATTCAAGGGAGCATCGCCCATGCGCGGATGCTGGGAGAGATCGGGGTCCTGACCTCGGCAGAAGCACAGCAAATCATTGAAGGACTTAAAGGCATTTTAACCGACATTCGGGAGGGAAAAATCCAATTCGAGATCGGGGCCGAAGACATTCATATGAATGTAGAGAAACTGCTCACGGAGCGGGTAGGGACCGTAGGGAAGAAAGTTCATACGGGACGCAGCCGCAATGATCAGGTAGCCCTGGATCTGCGTCTGTTTCTGCGGGAAGAAATTGACCATACCCAGGAGCTGCTGATTGCTCTTCTACGGACCGTTTTGGACCTTGCCAAAGAGCATCAGGAGACCTATATGCCGGGCTATACCCACCTGCAAAAGGCCCAACCTATTTCCTTTGCCCACCATATGATGGCCTATGCGCAAATGTTTCTCCGTGACTTAGGCCGGCTAAAGGATACTCGCCAACGGCTTAATGTATCCCCTTTAGGCTCCGGAGCTTTAGCGGGAACCACCTTTCCCTTAGAGCGGGAGATGGTGGCCCAAGAGCTGGGTTTTGACGGCATCACCTGGAATTCCCTCGATGGGGTGAGTGACCGGGATTTTGCTTTGGAATTCCTCAGTGCGGCTTCCATCTTAATGATGCATCTCAGCCGGCTTTGCGAGGAATTGGTTCTTTGGTCCACGGGAGAGTTTCAATTTGTGATTATGGATGACGGTTACTCCACCGGCTCCAGCATTATGCCCCAAAAGAAGAACCCCGATGTGGCCGAATTAGTCCGTGGCAAGACGGGCCGTGTCTATGGTGATCTAGTCGCTTTGCTTACCGTAATGAAAGGGCTTCCTTTAGCTTATAATAAGGACATGCAGGAAGATAAGGAACAGGTTTTTGATGCGGTGGATACCATCCAGAAATCTCTCCTTGTGGTAGAGCCCATGCTCCGCACCATGAAGGTCAATAAAAAAGCTATGGCTGAAGGTGCCAAGGGTGGCTTCACCAACGCCACGGATTTAGCGGATTATCTGGCCAAGAAAAATGTTCCCTTCAGAGAAGCCCATGAAATCGTGGGCAAGCTGGTCCTTTACTGTTCTAAACGGGGCTGTGGCCTGGAAGATCTCACTTTAAAGGAGTTCCAGGAGCATTCGGACGTATTTGCTGAAGATCTTTTTGAAAGCATCGGCATTGAGTACTGTGTCCGTCAACGCCATATTCCCGGCGGTCCTTCTCCCGAAAGCGTGGCTCAAGCTATTCTCTGGACGGAGCATATTTTGGAACAATTTACAGGTGGATAA
- a CDS encoding PucR family transcriptional regulator translates to MKTSSLHEQTSLSTRLLKTLCSDSSLQSLVAIGYELLQNPFSIMDLRANVLAITGESPVEDDPVWNETVHTEGNSLQTFSYYVDNKLIEKIAESDYPFFWSDAYSKYPRIIGKIMIDGKHIAHIIICAHQRDFKEGDLDVASLLCQAVSIELQKNKYVIYSRELSHEAFLYDLLEGTPKNLKHMDEQLKQLSSTLKGILCVITIDISNWDRTTSTLPYLKDELELHLSQAKGVIHNRKIVLIASFENAKHFFATELEGLRQFILAYNLEAGISRPFYNLKELRYFYLESIEALKIGKLIHTDRSIFQYEDYVIFHLIINFTRDNEDLYSLYKLIHPGIIKLLDYDKQNKSEYAYSLYTYIFNFKNTTSSAASLNIHRNSFFNRMEKIEKLTNMDLNHSDTLHYLYFSFKILELLNISMPRI, encoded by the coding sequence ATGAAAACCTCTTCTCTTCATGAACAGACCTCATTATCTACAAGGTTATTGAAGACATTGTGTTCGGACTCATCTCTTCAATCTCTTGTCGCTATCGGTTATGAACTGCTTCAGAACCCCTTTTCCATTATGGACTTGCGTGCCAATGTCCTGGCTATAACGGGGGAATCCCCCGTAGAGGATGATCCTGTATGGAATGAGACCGTCCATACTGAAGGCAACTCTCTTCAAACCTTTTCTTACTATGTGGACAATAAACTGATCGAAAAAATTGCTGAAAGTGATTATCCTTTTTTCTGGTCAGATGCCTACTCTAAATATCCCCGCATCATAGGGAAAATTATGATTGATGGCAAGCATATCGCTCACATCATTATCTGCGCCCATCAGAGGGATTTTAAGGAAGGAGATCTGGATGTGGCCTCCCTGCTGTGCCAAGCGGTATCCATAGAACTGCAAAAAAACAAATACGTCATCTATTCCCGGGAGCTATCCCACGAAGCCTTTCTCTACGATTTACTGGAAGGAACACCCAAAAACTTAAAACATATGGATGAACAGCTGAAACAACTCAGCTCGACGCTGAAAGGCATTCTCTGCGTTATAACCATTGACATCAGCAATTGGGACAGGACCACCTCCACCCTTCCTTATCTGAAGGATGAATTGGAGCTGCATTTAAGCCAAGCTAAAGGAGTTATTCATAACCGTAAAATTGTTCTGATTGCCAGCTTTGAGAATGCGAAACATTTCTTTGCAACAGAGCTGGAGGGGTTAAGGCAATTTATCTTGGCTTATAACCTGGAAGCAGGCATCAGCCGTCCTTTTTACAATCTTAAAGAGCTGCGTTACTTTTATCTGGAATCCATAGAGGCTCTTAAAATAGGCAAGCTTATCCATACCGACCGCTCTATTTTCCAATACGAGGATTATGTCATTTTTCACCTGATTATTAATTTTACGAGGGATAATGAGGATCTCTACAGTCTCTATAAACTCATCCACCCCGGCATCATAAAGCTTCTGGATTACGATAAACAAAATAAAAGCGAGTATGCCTACAGCCTTTATACCTATATTTTCAATTTCAAAAACACCACCTCTTCAGCGGCCTCGCTGAATATTCATCGCAATTCTTTTTTTAACCGTATGGAAAAAATCGAAAAGCTGACGAATATGGATTTGAATCATAGTGACACCTTGCATTATCTCTACTTTTCCTTTAAGATTCTGGAGCTTCTGAACATCTCAATGCCCCGAATATAG
- a CDS encoding DMT family transporter has translation MSDRNQGYLLIILSAVFYSTLGILGKYIYNTGIEMSLVIVLRLFATVILLGLFLLITHKEPLLTFSRAVLFQGIFFIATAITFFLAVKYLSAGLATVILFAHPALVAVLAVIFYHEEIGAAQIVGLILALLGLFFISGLCIESSTALSPLGLILSVLSAVAYGIYALLGQRVVKTDGIWTITFTISLMGLVISALIFPHNLPALLSITPYQLFLGFAMAFLGTILPVVLFLKGVQKIGSSVGTLISIIEIPFALILAYLLLGEVLTPMQVVGTLLILIATTMAVAVKNQKENNERN, from the coding sequence TTGTCTGATCGAAACCAAGGGTATCTTCTTATTATTTTATCGGCTGTTTTTTATTCTACTCTGGGCATCCTTGGAAAGTACATTTATAATACCGGCATAGAGATGAGTTTGGTCATAGTGCTTCGCCTCTTTGCCACTGTCATTTTGTTGGGGCTTTTTCTTTTAATCACCCACAAAGAGCCTTTACTGACGTTTTCCCGGGCGGTACTTTTTCAGGGGATATTTTTTATAGCTACCGCCATCACTTTCTTTCTGGCGGTTAAATACTTATCGGCTGGTCTGGCAACTGTTATTCTGTTCGCGCACCCGGCACTGGTAGCCGTCCTGGCTGTTATCTTTTACCACGAAGAGATCGGTGCTGCACAGATCGTTGGGCTGATTCTGGCACTGCTTGGTCTATTTTTTATTTCCGGGCTGTGTATTGAAAGCAGCACGGCTTTATCTCCTCTGGGACTTATTCTGTCGGTTTTGTCAGCTGTTGCCTACGGCATTTATGCTCTATTGGGGCAGAGAGTAGTAAAAACAGATGGGATTTGGACCATTACCTTCACGATTTCCTTAATGGGTCTGGTGATTTCGGCCCTTATTTTTCCGCATAATCTTCCTGCCTTACTTTCCATCACACCGTATCAGTTATTCTTAGGCTTCGCCATGGCCTTCCTGGGTACAATCCTGCCAGTGGTTCTCTTTCTAAAAGGAGTGCAGAAAATCGGTTCATCGGTTGGTACCCTGATCAGCATAATCGAAATTCCCTTTGCATTGATTTTGGCCTATCTGCTGCTGGGTGAAGTTCTGACCCCAATGCAAGTAGTAGGAACCCTTCTGATTCTTATTGCCACCACTATGGCCGTCGCCGTCAAGAACCAGAAGGAAAACAATGAACGAAATTAA
- the argF gene encoding ornithine carbamoyltransferase — protein sequence MHMPVLHKEHFTGRDFICLQDFTPDEILYMLKVAKELKEEKKGGTPHPILQGKSLAMIFTKSSTRTRVAFEAGMLQLGGHALFLSNRDIQIGRGEPIKDTARVLSRMVDGIMIRTHSHQDVIELAKYADIPVINGLSDFLHPTQVLADLLTIQEHKHCLEGLKLTYIGDGNNMAHSLMFAGKMGMHVVIATPAGYKPDAQVVAQAQAQAKQYGGLVEWVEDPLAAAEGADVLYTDVWASMGQEEEAAIRMKAFQSYRIDRETMERAQANAIVMHCLPAHRGEEITEEVLEGPQSVVFDEAENRLHAHKAIMALLI from the coding sequence ATGCATATGCCGGTTCTCCATAAAGAGCACTTCACAGGTCGGGATTTTATCTGTCTCCAGGATTTTACACCCGATGAAATTCTTTATATGCTCAAGGTAGCTAAAGAGCTGAAAGAGGAAAAAAAAGGGGGGACTCCCCATCCCATCCTCCAAGGCAAGTCGTTGGCCATGATTTTCACTAAGTCATCCACACGGACCCGGGTTGCGTTTGAAGCCGGCATGCTTCAGTTAGGAGGGCATGCTTTATTTTTGAGCAACCGGGATATTCAAATTGGACGTGGGGAACCTATAAAAGATACCGCTCGTGTCTTATCCCGGATGGTGGATGGAATTATGATCAGAACCCATAGCCATCAGGATGTAATTGAGCTGGCTAAGTATGCTGATATACCCGTCATCAATGGGTTAAGTGATTTTCTTCATCCTACCCAAGTGCTGGCGGATCTGCTGACTATCCAGGAACATAAGCACTGTCTGGAAGGTTTAAAGCTGACCTATATTGGAGATGGGAACAATATGGCCCATTCTTTGATGTTTGCCGGTAAAATGGGAATGCATGTGGTCATAGCCACTCCTGCCGGATATAAGCCCGATGCCCAAGTGGTAGCTCAAGCACAGGCACAAGCTAAACAGTACGGCGGCCTGGTGGAATGGGTGGAGGATCCTCTTGCGGCAGCCGAGGGAGCCGATGTGCTCTACACCGATGTCTGGGCCAGCATGGGGCAGGAAGAAGAGGCCGCAATCCGTATGAAAGCCTTCCAAAGCTACCGGATCGACAGAGAGACCATGGAGAGGGCTCAAGCCAATGCCATCGTCATGCATTGTCTTCCGGCTCACCGGGGAGAAGAAATCACGGAAGAGGTTCTTGAAGGACCTCAATCCGTAGTCTTTGATGAGGCTGAAAATCGACTCCACGCTCATAAAGCAATCATGGCTTTATTGATATAA
- a CDS encoding sigma 54-interacting transcriptional regulator, whose product MQGKDPLFLKTVGIARQYSKLYANVLIHGESGTGKELFAQAIHNASCPEGPFISINCSAMPRNLIESELFGYEGGAFTGAERKGRPGLIELGKSTLYKKLKEYHLEY is encoded by the coding sequence ATCCAGGGAAAGGATCCGCTGTTCCTGAAAACTGTAGGAATTGCCAGGCAGTATTCGAAGCTTTATGCCAATGTCCTGATTCATGGAGAAAGCGGGACTGGGAAAGAGTTATTTGCTCAGGCGATTCATAATGCCTCATGCCCCGAAGGCCCTTTTATTTCAATTAACTGTTCCGCTATGCCGCGAAACCTCATTGAAAGCGAACTATTCGGTTATGAGGGCGGGGCTTTTACCGGTGCGGAACGAAAAGGCCGTCCCGGTCTGATTGAACTGGGTAAATCAACGCTTTATAAGAAGCTTAAGGAATATCATTTAGAGTATTAA
- a CDS encoding MFS transporter, which yields MSKGKLKFGVLAVSAMGMGAMVTNPVLADIMKAFPDIDPTTVMLISGLPSLFIVFFAPIYGKLTQYFPKKALLAFASLCFVLGGFLPAFMTHFTLILAMRCLLGVGLGFLMPMAADLISDFFDGHERQTMMGFQSAFTSIGGIMYQMAGGFLGSFGWNYAFYAYLLGVIIFLAVHFTLPEPQRKTAPQGEKLKMPGKVYPSFIALFAFQMILFILTNNAAVMLDGEKIADASSIGVALTLMTVGGLIGGFFAGKVMRVLKDYTFTLLFLLFGVGFGIGYTSYTLAQFFVATTLIGLAMGVLVPSYWVKLSVTVPPPLVALAISIGVSAMNIGGFVQPYVYDGVRKLFGLQIGRDSFLVAMIASLLMAAFVLAEAIVAKKGSSRDVSAR from the coding sequence ATGAGTAAAGGTAAGTTAAAATTTGGGGTGCTCGCTGTGAGTGCTATGGGGATGGGTGCGATGGTCACCAATCCAGTATTAGCCGATATCATGAAAGCTTTTCCTGATATTGATCCCACTACAGTCATGCTGATTTCCGGTCTGCCCTCATTGTTCATAGTGTTCTTTGCACCGATTTACGGAAAATTGACCCAATACTTTCCCAAGAAAGCTCTTTTAGCTTTTGCATCCCTTTGTTTTGTCCTGGGCGGATTTTTGCCGGCCTTCATGACCCATTTTACCCTGATTTTGGCTATGCGCTGTCTGTTGGGAGTCGGACTTGGTTTTCTGATGCCTATGGCAGCGGATTTGATCTCCGATTTCTTTGACGGACACGAGAGACAGACAATGATGGGATTCCAATCGGCTTTTACCAGCATCGGCGGTATTATGTATCAGATGGCTGGGGGATTTCTTGGCTCCTTTGGCTGGAATTATGCTTTTTACGCCTATCTGCTCGGAGTTATCATCTTCCTGGCCGTCCATTTTACCCTTCCGGAACCCCAACGAAAAACAGCTCCTCAAGGTGAAAAGTTAAAAATGCCTGGTAAGGTTTATCCTTCTTTCATCGCTTTGTTTGCTTTTCAAATGATTTTATTTATTCTCACCAACAATGCGGCGGTGATGCTCGATGGGGAAAAGATTGCCGATGCTTCCTCTATTGGCGTAGCCCTAACCCTTATGACCGTCGGTGGTCTCATCGGAGGTTTCTTCGCTGGGAAGGTCATGAGAGTGTTAAAGGATTATACCTTTACCTTGCTTTTCCTCCTCTTCGGAGTTGGCTTTGGTATAGGCTACACCTCTTATACCCTTGCCCAGTTTTTTGTGGCAACGACGCTCATCGGTCTGGCTATGGGGGTCCTGGTGCCTTCTTACTGGGTAAAGCTTTCTGTCACGGTCCCACCTCCTTTAGTAGCCTTAGCCATTTCCATCGGCGTCAGCGCCATGAATATTGGCGGCTTTGTCCAGCCCTATGTTTATGACGGAGTCAGGAAGCTCTTTGGGCTTCAGATCGGCAGAGATTCTTTTTTAGTAGCGATGATCGCCAGTTTGCTCATGGCTGCCTTTGTTCTGGCTGAAGCGATAGTTGCGAAAAAAGGCAGTTCAAGGGATGTGTCCGCCCGCTGA
- a CDS encoding zinc ribbon domain-containing protein, producing the protein MKKTIETFKRMALPLFGFFILLALVEFIITVISLSATFLPFFDMNGLNPSFSPAPYMNPNIPVPPGYEYGPSLDYAFGWEELAPFMSMLPGLLGGIAILMVLSILIGSVFFTGIFHLTKKAYTEKAQFRDIKLKGLPRVLGWYAIVTLISSVAIGVGIFLAMRFESPYSLAMFGLIYILVLMAVGLFVAPWITAAPYYMLNHNSFAFGQAFKESWHFYRRHMGPLWGAFFTLLGIQLLVNAIYRGSPDIGFILTLLTTPFLTVLPIVWVLTLEEEDQPPLIATIYSPSPGQASHDPGMGAPAEPSSPSPTDSPHTPWNTSSESVAKDSYGSASTTPLYTPPENPYSAPESPYHSPSVPSYEGTSSEESERESVNFCPTCGKKVREGASYCSQCGTKL; encoded by the coding sequence ATGAAAAAAACTATTGAAACTTTCAAGAGAATGGCCCTCCCTCTCTTTGGCTTTTTTATTCTTTTGGCCTTAGTAGAATTCATTATCACCGTTATTTCCCTTAGTGCAACCTTTTTGCCTTTTTTCGATATGAATGGCTTGAACCCTTCCTTTTCCCCGGCCCCCTATATGAATCCCAATATCCCGGTTCCCCCGGGATATGAATACGGTCCATCCCTGGACTATGCTTTTGGCTGGGAAGAATTAGCACCTTTTATGAGCATGCTGCCGGGATTATTAGGCGGCATAGCCATCCTTATGGTATTGAGCATACTGATAGGCAGTGTTTTTTTTACAGGAATTTTTCACCTTACCAAAAAAGCTTACACTGAAAAAGCACAGTTTCGGGACATTAAGCTGAAGGGGCTGCCCCGGGTCTTAGGCTGGTATGCCATAGTGACTTTGATCAGCAGTGTTGCGATCGGTGTGGGAATCTTCTTGGCAATGAGGTTTGAGTCCCCTTATTCCCTGGCCATGTTTGGCTTGATTTATATTCTTGTCCTTATGGCTGTAGGCCTCTTTGTGGCTCCGTGGATCACCGCGGCCCCCTACTATATGTTGAATCATAACAGCTTTGCTTTTGGGCAAGCTTTTAAAGAGAGTTGGCACTTCTACCGCCGCCATATGGGACCCTTATGGGGAGCATTTTTTACCCTATTGGGTATCCAGCTGTTAGTCAATGCCATCTATCGCGGCTCCCCCGACATTGGTTTCATCCTCACTTTGCTTACTACTCCCTTCCTAACGGTTCTGCCTATTGTCTGGGTATTGACTCTTGAAGAAGAAGATCAGCCCCCGCTTATCGCCACTATTTACTCTCCCAGCCCGGGCCAGGCGAGCCATGACCCAGGAATGGGTGCCCCCGCTGAGCCGTCTTCTCCTTCTCCAACCGATTCACCCCATACACCCTGGAACACTTCTTCCGAATCTGTTGCGAAAGATTCTTATGGCTCTGCATCGACAACTCCCCTCTATACTCCGCCGGAAAATCCCTATTCAGCACCTGAATCTCCCTACCATTCCCCTTCCGTACCTTCCTATGAAGGTACTTCTTCCGAAGAGTCGGAGAGGGAATCTGTAAACTTCTGCCCTACCTGCGGCAAAAAGGTGCGGGAAGGCGCCAGCTATTGTTCTCAATGTGGGACGAAGCTTTAA
- a CDS encoding argininosuccinate synthase, translated as MLRKEVIPMKKVVLAYSGGLDTSIIIPWLKENYGYEVIAMAADLGQGEELEPLHEKAIKSGASKLYIEDLQEEFVTDFIYPTLKAGAVYEGKYLLGTSFARPLIAQRLVEIAAKEGAVAIAHGATGKGNDQVRFELAVKALNPDLEIIAPWRIWDIKSREDAIDYAVERGIPVPVTKDRPYSMDRNVWHLSHEGGDLEDPWNEPKKDLYLLGVSPEDAPDEAEYLELDFEQGIPVSLNGEKLGPVQLLETLNEVGGKHGIGIVDMVENRLVGMKSRGVYETPGGTILYTAHQALEHLTLDRLTLHYKEQIALKYAELVYDGVWHSPLREALDAFVDVTQKNVTGTVRLKLYKGNCSLAGVKSPYSLYSEEFATFGRDGVYNQKDAEGFINLFGLPLKVRALMEKKSGLR; from the coding sequence ATGTTAAGAAAGGAAGTTATCCCTATGAAAAAGGTAGTGCTTGCGTATTCCGGAGGATTAGATACCTCGATCATCATCCCTTGGCTGAAAGAGAATTATGGCTATGAAGTCATTGCTATGGCCGCTGACCTGGGACAAGGAGAAGAGCTGGAGCCTCTCCACGAAAAAGCGATTAAGAGCGGAGCCAGTAAATTATATATCGAAGATCTGCAAGAAGAATTCGTTACTGATTTCATCTACCCCACCCTAAAAGCCGGAGCTGTCTATGAAGGCAAATATCTTTTGGGAACCTCCTTTGCCCGTCCCCTGATTGCCCAACGTTTAGTAGAGATTGCGGCAAAAGAGGGAGCTGTGGCCATTGCTCACGGTGCCACGGGAAAAGGAAACGACCAGGTTCGCTTTGAGCTGGCTGTCAAAGCCTTAAATCCTGATCTGGAGATCATAGCTCCTTGGCGGATTTGGGATATCAAGTCCCGGGAAGATGCTATTGACTATGCTGTTGAGAGGGGAATTCCTGTCCCTGTAACGAAAGATCGCCCTTACAGTATGGACCGCAATGTCTGGCATCTCAGCCATGAAGGAGGCGATTTAGAAGATCCTTGGAATGAGCCCAAAAAGGATCTCTATCTCCTTGGGGTTTCACCGGAAGATGCTCCCGACGAAGCCGAGTACCTGGAACTGGATTTTGAACAAGGTATTCCTGTTTCTTTAAACGGAGAAAAGTTAGGTCCTGTTCAGCTTTTGGAGACTCTCAATGAGGTTGGCGGCAAACACGGCATTGGCATTGTGGACATGGTGGAAAACCGCTTAGTAGGAATGAAATCCCGGGGGGTTTATGAGACTCCCGGTGGTACCATTCTCTATACAGCTCATCAAGCCCTGGAACATTTGACCTTGGATCGTTTGACCCTTCATTATAAGGAGCAAATCGCCCTGAAATACGCTGAATTGGTTTACGACGGCGTTTGGCATTCTCCTTTGCGGGAAGCCCTGGATGCCTTCGTGGATGTTACCCAGAAAAATGTCACCGGAACGGTACGCCTGAAGCTTTATAAAGGCAATTGCAGCTTAGCCGGTGTGAAATCCCCCTACTCCCTCTATAGTGAAGAATTTGCTACCTTCGGACGGGATGGGGTCTATAACCAAAAGGATGCTGAAGGTTTCATCAATCTCTTCGGTCTTCCTCTTAAAGTAAGAGCGTTAATGGAAAAGAAATCAGGGTTGAGATAA